TGAATTTATTTTGAGGATTGAAGACACCGATACTGCAAGATATGTGGAAGGTGCCGAAGATTATATTATGGAAGCGCTGGAATGGTGCGGCATTATACCCGATGAAAGCCCTAAACACGGCGGAAACTATGGCCCGTACAGACAAAGTGAAAGACGGGATATCTACGAAAGATACACCGAGCAAATCTTAAAAACCGATTACGCCTACATCGCCTTCGACACTCCGGAAGAACTGGATGAAATCCGTAAGGAATATGAAGAAAAAGGCGAAGTTTTCGCCTATAACAATTATACCAGAAACCGCCTGAAAAACAGTTTGACGCTATCGGAGGAAGAAGTTGGTGAACTTCTGCAAAAAAAAGTGCCTTATGTGGTACGCTTCAAGATGCCGGTAGACAGGATTCTGCAGCTTGAGGATATTATCCGAGGAAATTTCTCCGTAAATACCAATACACTGGATGACAAAGTTTTGGTGAAAAACGACGGTATGCCGACGTACCATTTTGCGAATATTATCGATGACCACGAGATGAAAATTTCCCATGTGATTCGCGGCGAAGAATGGCTTCCTTCTTTAGGATTACACACTTTGCTTTACGAAGCGATGGGCTGGGAAGCTCCACAATTTGCACATCTTTCCCTGATTTTGAAGCCGGAAGGCAAAGGAAAACTGAGTAAGAGGGATGGCGACAAATTCGGTTTCCCGGTATTTCCACTGAATTTTACTGACAGCGAAACTGGTGCTGTTTCCAAAGGATACAGGGAAGAAGGATATTTCCCGGAGGCATTTATCAACTTTCTGGCACTGCTGGGCTGGTCGCCTTCTGATGATAAAGAAATCCTGACTTTGGATGAAATGGCGAAAGAATTTGATCTTTATAAAGTTCATAAAGCCGGGGCACGTTTCAGCAAAGAGAAAGCAGAATGGTTCAATCACCAGTACCTTCAAAGGAAATCTGATGAGGAAATTTTGGAACTTTTGAAAAATTTTGAAGAACTTGAAAACACAAAAATTTCAGACGAAAAGCTTCTGAAAATCATTTCACTGATGAAGGAAAGAGCCACTTTCGTGAAGGACATTTTTGAAAGCGGAAAATTCTTCTTTCAGCGACCGGTTCATTATGATGAAAAAGCATCAAAAAAAGCTTGGGGCACCGAAACTTCTGAAACTATGACAGCTCTTTCTGCAGAACTGGAAAAGTGGGACTTTGAACCGGA
The sequence above is a segment of the Chryseobacterium taklimakanense genome. Coding sequences within it:
- the gltX gene encoding glutamate--tRNA ligase; protein product: MGKVRVRFAPSPTGPLHLGGARTALYDYLFAKNKGGEFILRIEDTDTARYVEGAEDYIMEALEWCGIIPDESPKHGGNYGPYRQSERRDIYERYTEQILKTDYAYIAFDTPEELDEIRKEYEEKGEVFAYNNYTRNRLKNSLTLSEEEVGELLQKKVPYVVRFKMPVDRILQLEDIIRGNFSVNTNTLDDKVLVKNDGMPTYHFANIIDDHEMKISHVIRGEEWLPSLGLHTLLYEAMGWEAPQFAHLSLILKPEGKGKLSKRDGDKFGFPVFPLNFTDSETGAVSKGYREEGYFPEAFINFLALLGWSPSDDKEILTLDEMAKEFDLYKVHKAGARFSKEKAEWFNHQYLQRKSDEEILELLKNFEELENTKISDEKLLKIISLMKERATFVKDIFESGKFFFQRPVHYDEKASKKAWGTETSETMTALSAELEKWDFEPETLKQNIHDFAESRSLGMGKVMMPLRLALVGELKGPDVPDILHILGKDESLTRIKNTVNHMG